The following coding sequences are from one Rutidosis leptorrhynchoides isolate AG116_Rl617_1_P2 chromosome 11, CSIRO_AGI_Rlap_v1, whole genome shotgun sequence window:
- the LOC139875172 gene encoding F-box/FBD/LRR-repeat protein At1g13570-like, producing MELQIKPEGGFLLDPLKVQTRSKWFKDRVPAMWLPNKANSLKILRIVNINFGDLDQLQGALFMLRNSPDIEQLHLMNLLTTRHMHFDVTPASSYLEASNCLGQTLNQLKTIEITRVDGSRPVLLFIKLLLAHSPTLEKMSIQPNVTDVHERLNSKHVMQFPRASSKAELLYLNP from the exons ATGGAGCTCCAGATCAAACCTGAGGGGGGTTTTCTCCTAGATCCATTAAAGGTTCAAACGCGGTCGAAATGGTTTAAGGATCGAGTTCCTGCAAT GTGGCTTCCAAACAAGGCTAATAGTTTAAAGATTCTTAGGATTGTAAACATCAACTTTGGTGATctggatcaacttcaaggtgctctCTTTATGCTTCGAAACTCACCTGACATTGAACAACTTCATTTGATGAATTTGCTGACG ACTCGGCACATGCATTTTGATGTGACACCGGCATCCAGTTATTTGGAAGCATCAAACTGTTTGGGCCAGACATTGAATCAGTTGAAAACTATAGAAATCACACGTGTAGATGGATCGAGACCCGTGTTGCTCTTTATAAAGCTTTTACTTGCTCATTCTCCCACTCTTGAAAAAATGTCGATCCAACCTAATGTAACTGATGTTCATGAAAGACTCAATAGTAAACATGTTATGCAGTTTCCACGAGCTTCCTCGAAAGCAGAGCTTCTCTATTTAAATCCGTAG